The stretch of DNA ATGAAGAGGACGGCCCGGCCGCCGGCGCGGCGCACCTTGCGCGCCGCCTCGATCACGTCGCGGACCTCCTTGAGGCCCGACGTGACGGCGGAGAGGGGAAAGAACTGCGCCCCGGCCGCCTTGGCCAAGAGCCGCGCGATCGTCGTCTTCCCCGCGCCGGGCGGTCCCCAGAGGATCACCGAGGGGATCGCGCCGGCGGCGATCGCGCGCCGCAGGAAGCCGTTCGGGCCGACCAGCCGCTCCTGCCCGACGACCTCCTCGAGGGCGCGCGGACGCATCCGCTCGGCGAGCGGCGCGGACGGCGACGCGACCTCGGGCGGTTCCTCGAAGAGGAATCCGTTCATCGGCGCGCTCCCGTTCGGCGCGTCGGTCCGGCGGCGCTCGGTCGTTTCATCGGCGGCTCAGCGCAGCGCGGCGGCGATCTCGGCGACGATCGCGTCGGCCGCCGCGGCCGGGTCGGGAGCGGCGACGATCGGGCGGCCGACGACGAGCAGGCTCGAGCCGTCCTTGATCGCGTCGAACGGCGTCGCGACCCGCGCCTGGTCCCCCTTGTCCGCCCCCGCGGGACGGACGCCGGGGGTCACGAGGACCGGCCCGGGGCCGAGCGTCGCGCGCAGCTCGCCGACTTCCTGCGGGCTGCAGACCAGCCCGTCGGCGCCGGCCTCGACCGCCATCCGCGCGAGGCGGACGACGTTGTCGCGCGGCGAGCCGGCGAGGCCGATCGACGGCAGCTCCGCGGCGTCGTGCGAGGTGAGGACCGTCACCGCGAGGAGCTTCGGGCGCGCCGCGCCGAGCTTCTCCGCCGCCTCGCGCGCCGCGGCCAGCATCTTCGGCCCGCCGAGGGCGTGGAGGGTGACGTACCGCGCGGCGAGCCGCCCGGCGGAGGTCACCGCCGCGGCGGCGGTGCGCGGGATGTCGTGGATCTTGAGGTCGAGGAAGATCCCCGCGCCGCCGCTCGACGCCGCCTCGACGGCGGCCGGCCCGTAGGCGGCGAACAGCTCCAAGCCCACCTTGAAGACGCCCACGCGCCCGGCGAGCGCCGCGGCGAGGGCGCGCGCCCGCTCGAGGTCCGGAACGTCCAACGCCACAGCCAAACGGTCTTTCGCTTCGCTCATCGGTCGATCCTCAAGGCGCCGACCAGTTCGCCCACGTCCTTGACGCCGCGGGCGGCGCACCACGCGGCGAGGTCGGCGGCCACGCGCGCGGCGACGCCGGGGTCGTTGAAGTTCGCGGTCCCGATCTGCACGGCGCGCGCGCCGGCGAGCATGAACTCGACGGCGTCCTTCGCGCGGACGATCCCGCCGATTCCGATCAGCGGCACCTGCGGCATCGCCTTGTGGACCTGATGGACCATCGCCACCGCGAGCGGGCGGATCGCCGGGCCGGAAAGGCCGCCGGTGACGTTGGAGAGCTTCGGACGGCGCGTCTCGACGTCGATCGCCATCCCGACGAAGGTGTTGATCAGCGAGAGCGCGTCCGCGCCCCCTTCGACCGCCGCGGCCGCGACCTCGACGATGTCGGAGACGTTCGGCGTCAGCTTGACCCAGAGCGGGCGCGAGGTCGCGCCGCGCACCGCGCGCGTGACCTGCTCGATCGCCCGCGGCGACTTGCCGATCAGCACGCCCCCTTCCTTGACGTTGGGGCAGGAGAGGTTGAGCTCCAGCGCGGCGACGCCGTCCTCCGGCTCGAGGGCGCGGGCGACCTCGACGTAGTCCTCGGGGCAGGCGCCGTAGACGTTGACCACGATCGCCGTGTCCCGCTGGCGCAGCGCCGGCAGCTTCTCCTCGACGAACCGCTTCACGCCGACGTTCTGCAGGCCGATGGCGTTGAGCATCCCCGACGGGGTCTCGACGATCCGCGCCGGGGCGTTCCCGGCGCGGGGCCGCGGCGAGATCCCCTTGACGACGATCCCGCCGAGCCGCGAGAGGTCGAGGTACGGCTCGAACTCCAGCCCGTAGCCGAAGGTGCCCGAGGCGGTCAGGACCGGGTTCTTCAGGACGAGCCCCCGCCCGAGCTCGACCTCCATCCGCGGCGCCGCGGGGTTCACAGCCGCACCTCGCGCGCGTCGAAGACCGGCCCTTCGGTGCAGACGCGGACGAAGCGGTCGAACTCGCCGAGCGGGTCGCGCCGCTGGACGACGCAGCCGAGGCAGACCCCGAAGCCGCAGGCCATCGTTTCCTCGATCGAGACTTGGCAGGGAACGCCGTTCTCTTCGGCCAGGGCGGCGACCGCGCGGAGCATCGGCGTCGGCCCGCAGGCCATCACGATCCGCCCCGCGTCGGCCGGCGCGGCGAGCGCCGCGGCGAGCGGGGCGGTGACGAACCCCTGGACGCCGCGCGAGCCGTCCTCGGTCGCGGCGACGATCCGCCCGGCCCGCCCCTCGAGCCAGTCGAGGAGCAGGAGGTCGTCCGCCGTCCGGCCGCCGACGAAGACCGTCGTCCTGGCGCGCTGGGCCGGCGTCAGCGACTGCAGCAGCAGCGGGAACGGCGCGACGCCGACCCCGCCGGCGACGAGCAGCAGCTCCGGCGTCTCGTCGCCCTCGGGCAGCCAGAAGCCGCGCCCGAGCGGGCCGAGGACCGAAAGCTCCGCGCCGGGGCGGAGGTGGCTGAAGGCGAGCGTCCGCTTGCCGTAGACCTTGTAGACGATGTCGAAGGCCGTCGGCGTCCCCGCGCCGGGGGCGGGATCGACGAGGGCGACCGAGAACGGCCGCCGGATCAGCATCGCGTCGATGTCCGGCAGCCCGACCATCGCGAACTGCCCGGCGCGCGCCTCGGCCGCGATCTGCGGGGCGGCGAGGCGCAACTGGAAGCAACCCCCGCCGAG from bacterium encodes:
- the pyrF gene encoding orotidine-5'-phosphate decarboxylase; the protein is MSEAKDRLAVALDVPDLERARALAAALAGRVGVFKVGLELFAAYGPAAVEAASSGGAGIFLDLKIHDIPRTAAAAVTSAGRLAARYVTLHALGGPKMLAAAREAAEKLGAARPKLLAVTVLTSHDAAELPSIGLAGSPRDNVVRLARMAVEAGADGLVCSPQEVGELRATLGPGPVLVTPGVRPAGADKGDQARVATPFDAIKDGSSLLVVGRPIVAAPDPAAAADAIVAEIAAALR
- a CDS encoding dihydroorotate dehydrogenase; translated protein: MEVELGRGLVLKNPVLTASGTFGYGLEFEPYLDLSRLGGIVVKGISPRPRAGNAPARIVETPSGMLNAIGLQNVGVKRFVEEKLPALRQRDTAIVVNVYGACPEDYVEVARALEPEDGVAALELNLSCPNVKEGGVLIGKSPRAIEQVTRAVRGATSRPLWVKLTPNVSDIVEVAAAAVEGGADALSLINTFVGMAIDVETRRPKLSNVTGGLSGPAIRPLAVAMVHQVHKAMPQVPLIGIGGIVRAKDAVEFMLAGARAVQIGTANFNDPGVAARVAADLAAWCAARGVKDVGELVGALRIDR
- a CDS encoding dihydroorotate dehydrogenase electron transfer subunit translates to LGGGCFQLRLAAPQIAAEARAGQFAMVGLPDIDAMLIRRPFSVALVDPAPGAGTPTAFDIVYKVYGKRTLAFSHLRPGAELSVLGPLGRGFWLPEGDETPELLLVAGGVGVAPFPLLLQSLTPAQRARTTVFVGGRTADDLLLLDWLEGRAGRIVAATEDGSRGVQGFVTAPLAAALAAPADAGRIVMACGPTPMLRAVAALAEENGVPCQVSIEETMACGFGVCLGCVVQRRDPLGEFDRFVRVCTEGPVFDAREVRL